One genomic segment of Mangifera indica cultivar Alphonso chromosome 6, CATAS_Mindica_2.1, whole genome shotgun sequence includes these proteins:
- the LOC123218551 gene encoding exosome complex exonuclease RRP46 homolog, whose amino-acid sequence MSALVDAGIPMKHLPVAICCWLAESRYVILDHTKLEEQKMKAFAYLVFPNSVLSVLRKGLSLVEDEPMEHGIITSVTHGVQCQWTTIFSASKEGMLRVQRCLIF is encoded by the exons ATGTCTGCTCTTGTAGATGCTGGAATTCCTATGAAGCATCTTCCTG TTGCCATATGTTGCTGGTTGGCAGAAAGTAGGTATGTGATTCTGGACCACACGAAGTTAGAAGAGCAG AAAATGAAGGCATTTGCTTATTTAGTCTTTCCAAACTCAGTTCTCTCGGTCCTCCGAAAAGGATTGTCATTGGTGGAAGATGAACCCATGGAGCATGGGATCATTACATCTGTTACACATGGTGTGCAATGTCAG TGGACGACTATTTTCTCTGCCTCAAAAGAGGGCATGCTGCGAGTGCAACGTTGTCTGATTTTCTGA